Proteins co-encoded in one Clostridia bacterium genomic window:
- a CDS encoding helix-turn-helix transcriptional regulator, whose amino-acid sequence MVGARKSGKVRQEVEALRPQDEIARAIIAARQARGLSQAALAKQVGTKQSAIARLESGSYNPSLGASGQGSRGP is encoded by the coding sequence ATGGTTGGGGCACGGAAAAGTGGAAAGGTCCGGCAGGAGGTGGAAGCGCTCAGGCCACAGGACGAAATTGCCCGGGCCATCATTGCCGCCCGGCAGGCCCGGGGGCTGTCCCAGGCCGCCCTCGCTAAGCAAGTCGGCACCAAGCAGTCGGCCATAGCCCGCCTCGAAAGCGGAAGCTACAATCCCAGCCTGGGGGCTTCCGGCCAGGGTAGCCGAGGCCCT